One genomic region from Colletotrichum lupini chromosome 7, complete sequence encodes:
- a CDS encoding HET domain-containing protein: MAPIMKFFYASLLAASTLTSAAFASPIDNTGVAIEARDVNFLAEGVEAPVSVEVTNSIAVRSVDEVDASLEKRFFTAPHIRRIFKVVAGNMISAASWAFNFWVEEDYTGKSTVWYSGVTGEGVSTPKIGVEGATFLSKTGTELDLKVPFIVKGFYAGKELIVHFVVRILSDAGETSVQYFYDRPTATIAGQNASVTSWDLVIPSQSVYREEGYAILSHRWQPSEIKFNEFLDHTEELKNGAGPLPLCLDKIRGACATARNKGYNWMWIDSCCIDKSSTTEETESINSMFKWYRDAKLCIVYLFDVEVNTTLAETELEANPLIFNRIGRGDPSEWFYRGWTLQEMLAPQDLEFYDTKWTYMGTRTELKVQLEKASGVSRKYLTGLQDFTKVCIAAKMSWMADRTTSREEDIAYSMLGIFNVFMTPQYGEGPRAFQRLQETILSSQMMDESLFAWRMPEHDSGKKFNSSPQGWAPDEWGLLAPSPTWKLAEEKNTRGYAYLLNCFDTNAKGEIFPC, translated from the exons ATGGCACCCATTATGAAGTTCTTCTATGCTAGTCTTCTCGCAGCTAGCACCCTTACCTCCGCTGCATTCGCCAGCCCTATTGACAACACTGGTGTCGCCATCGAGGCCCGAG ATGTTAACTTCCTGGCCGAGGGTGTCGAAGCCCCAGTCAGCGTTGAGGTCACCAACAGTATCGCCGTCCGTAGCGTCGATGAGGTTGACGCATCGCTCGAGAAGCGCTTCTTCACTGCTCCCCACATTCGCAGGATCTTCAAAGTTGTTGCCGGCAACATGATCTCTGCCGCCTCCTGGGCCTTCAACTTCTGGGTTGAGGAAGACTACACGGGCAAGTCCACGGTCTGGTACAGCGGAGTCACCGGCGAAGGTGTTTCGACCCCCAAGATTGGCGTTGAGGGCGCAACTTTCCTCTCCAAGACTGGCACCGAGCTCGACTTGAAGGTTCCGTTCATTGTGAAGGGCTTCTACGCTGGAAAGGAGCTCATCGTCCACTTTGTCGTGCGCATTCTCAGTGATGCTGGAGAGACGTCTGTCCAGTATTTCTATGACCGTCCCACGGCTACTATCGCCGGCCAGAACGCCTCCGTCACCAGCTGGGATCTCGTAATACCAAGTCAG TCTGTATACCGCGAAGAAGGCTATGCCATTTTGTCGCACCGCTGGCAACCTTCGGAAATCAAGTTCAATGAGTTCCTCGATCATACTGAAGAACTCAAGAATGGCGCGGGACCCCTTCCGTTATGTTTAGATAAGATTCGCGGTGCTTGTGCCACCGCGCGCAACAAGGGTTACAATTGGATGTGGATCGATTCGTGCTGTATCGACAAATCGAGCACCACTGAGGAAACCGAGTCAATCAACTCCATGTTCAAATGGTACCGCGATGCAAAGCTGTGTATTGTTTACCTTTTTGATGTTGAGGTAAACACCACTCTGGCTGAGACCGAACTGGAAGCGAACCCTCTGATATTTAATCGTATCGGCCGCGGAGACCCTTCTGAGTGGTTCTATCGAGGATGGACCTTGCAGGAAATGCTGGCACCACAAGATCTGGAGTTTTATGACACAAAGTGGACTTACATGGGTACAAGAACAGAACTTAAGGTTCAGTTGGAGAAAGCCAGTGGTGTTTCCCGGAAGTACTTGACTGGCCTCCAGGACTTTACGAAAGTCTGCATTGCTGCGAAGATGAGTTGGATGGCCGACCGAACCACTAGTAGGGAGGAAGACATCGCTTACAGCATGCTCGGCATTTTCAACGTCTTTATGACACCCCAGTATGGCGAAGGGCCACGAGCCTTCCAGCGTCTGCAGGAAACGATACTATCCAGCCAGATGATGGACGAATCATTGTTCGCCTGGAGGATGCCCGAGCATGACTCTGGGAAGAAGTTCAATAGTTCGCCTCAAGGTTGGGCACCAGATGAATGGGGTCTCCTTGCCCCTTCCCCTACATG GAAACTCGCGGAGGAAAAGAACACCAGAGGTTATGCGTATCTTTTGAACTGCTTCGACACAAATGCCAAAGGGGAGATATTTCCA tgctaa
- a CDS encoding fructose-bisphosphate aldolase class-II, protein MSSWAESKSQNRSLQILQAATEGKYGVLSVVIYNVEHLTAVVRAAEAKKSPMLILLFPLTVKQLPTLPWAVAAAIKSAKVPLALHLDHAQDEQQIRDIAGTLPFDSIMVDMSHYDHEENLAKTKVLTRVCHDHNIAVEAESGRINALFTSPEEVEDFIDAEIDLLAPSIGNIHGDYGPKGPQLDYQRLTNVNKQINNRVLMALHGTNDFSPEIMRKCIDNGAIKLNVNKLLLEVWNVHLRENANKPLTQLMEDGMTILQKETERWIDICGSAAKA, encoded by the exons ATGTCGTCCTGGGCGGAAAGCAAGTCACAAAATCGCAGTCTACAGATTCTCCAAGCCGCGACTGAGGGCAAATATGGAGTTCTCTCCGTGGTCAT CTACAATGTTGAGCATCTCACTGCCGTTGTTCGCGCAGCAGAGGCCAAGAAATCGCCTATGCTGATTCTCTTGTTCCCCCTTACTGTCAAGCAGCTCCCGACTCTCCCATGGGCCGTCGCCGCTGCCATCAAGTCAGCAAAGGTCCCACTTGCCCTGCACCTCGACCACGCCCAAGACGAACAGCAAATCCGCGACATCGCAGGAACGCTGCCATTCGACTCAATCATGGTTGACATGAGCCACTACGATCATGAGGAGAATCTCGCCAAGACCAAGGTTCTGACAAGAGTCTGCCACGACCACAACATTGCTGTCGAGGCGGAAAGTGGACGCATCAACG CTCTTTTTACGAGCCCTGAAGAGGTTGAAGATTTCATCGATGCCGAGATTGATCTCTTGGCACCCAGCATCGGCAACATTCACGGAGACTACGGTCCCAAGGGCCCTCAACTCGATTATCAGCGATTGACAAATGTCAACAAGCAAATCAACAACCGCGTCCTCATGGCTTTGCATGGCACCAATGACTTCAGCCCAGAGATCATGAGAAAATGCATCGACAACGGCGCCATCAAGTTGAATGTCAATAAGCTGCTTCTGGAGGTTTGGAATGTCCACCTGAGGGAGAACGCCAATAAGCCACTGACGCAATTGATGGAGGATGGGATGACCATCTTGCAGAAGGAGACGGAGAGATGGATCGATATTTGCGGCAGCGCAGCAAAGGCGTAG
- a CDS encoding peptidase S41 family protein, with protein MLFKVPLLLLSHCLSAVVARPSEAPKSLPRRQDAPVPPQSICGEIIEAVNDGYRIFYASDVYLCLTSVPFNDAVALRFIEYYNATMQFQSTLAYLKNPPEGYQQPAFDLNQGLEYLKANVTSGVYKNQYQFEADLQLLVYSVHDAHVDLAAGILSAFSFSSPWSLVTASIDGKETPKVYFESQVRDYRDNGAKISAISHINDEPIVDFLTRYAALNSVGMLEPHADWNQIMGNPVQDIIGALNIFAGSGTFYPGDSLNFTYEDPNLNAVAVEETYWVAIYNNPDFTGPLTTGGDFYNYFVLGLLPASYGEVPLPPAFGGGEPSSGIFNPVPQQQRRSFYNESLGAFPPNPDVVQNNLDATGNGGVVTGYFYEDISTAVLSIPHFDQYGWDIGNFSLAVDTILEGAQNRSLSKLVIDLTNNYGGTTGLALLLLRDLFPGIDPFAGSRRRSFDMANVLGTATTNYWEGLPTSNLTEFKTKVKLVADEWVITSRLNAETNENFTSWQEYEGPRRYKDDDFSLVERYDLSNPYFHQAAFDGWLMTRYIDNKDVGESPPFEPGNIVILTDGACSSACALFLEVATTQGKARTIVVGGAPKPGPMQAAGGTRGARIYSGDFLDADFAFAREKDETAAARLPDVRESGMYVSYAAFNLRDQLRADDVSTPLQFRYSAADCRLYYTLDNVNNMTALWRDVARAAFEDDTMCVEGSTGYTARNGAVPKAPPKATPVPLSTLKTAIEFTVDYDPETPNGLPAGQGNIGKKVTPQACDANPNLRCPLGGRAWLNVPVSCANSPAGNIPCACLPLCSLAENKCGDLNLQCVPQTEYVQTTNQATYGASKKNAASTFTGGTVTQGYCVPKFASPSLGCPLY; from the exons ATGCTGTTCAAAGTCCCTTTATTGCTGCTGAGCCACTGCTTAAGTGCCGTGGTTGCTCGCCCGTCTGAGGCTCCGAAGAGTTTGCCACGACGACAGGATGCGCCTGTTCCACCACAATCGATATGTGGCGAGATCATTGAGGCTGTCAATGATG GATATCGGATCTTCTATGCCTCGGACGTATATCTTTGCTTGACTAGCGTTCCTTTCAACGATGCCGTGGCACTTCGCTTTATCGAATATTACAACGCGACTATGCAGTTTCAAAGTACATTGGCATACCTCAAGAACCCTCCCGAAGGTTATCAACAACCCGCGTTTGACCTTAACCAAGGGTTGGAATACTTGAAGGCGAACGTAACCTCGGGTGTCTATAAGAACCAGTACCAGTTTGAGGCCGATCTACAGCTTTTGGTCTACTCAGTTCATGATGCCCATGTCGATCTTGCCGCTGGAATTCTCTCAGCCTTCTCCTTTTCCAGTCCCTGGTCACTCGTCACTGCATCAATCGACGGCAAGGAAACCCCGAAGGTGTACTTTGAAT CTCAGGTCCGCGATTATCGAGACAATGGAGCTAAGATTTCCGCCATCTCTCACATTAATGACGAACCCATTGTCGATTTTCTAACTCGCTACGCTGCTCTGAACTCAGTCGGCATGCTTGAACCCCACGCCGACTGGAACCAGATCATGGGCAACCCTGTACAGGATATCATAGGGGCGTTGAACATTTTTGCTGGCAGCGGCACCTTCTACCCAGGGGACTCGCTGAATTTCACCTACGAAGATCCCAATCTGAACGCAGTCGCTGTCGAAGAGACCTACTGGGTTGCAATCTACAACAACCCAGATTTCACTGGTCCTCTGACAACCGGCGGTGACTTCTACAACTACTTCGTCCTTGGACTGTTGCCTGCATCCTATGGTGAAGTTCCGCTGCCGCCTGCGTTTGGAGGCGGTGAACCGTCAAGCGGCATCTTCAACCCAGTGCCGCAGCAACAACGCCGAAGCTTCTACAACGAGAGTCTGGGAGCATTCCCGCCCAACCCGGATGTCGTGCAGAACAACTTGGACGCGACTGGAAACGGCGGTGTCGTGACCGGATACTTCTATGAGGACATCTCCACGGCTGTGCTCAGTATTCCGCACTTTGACCAGTACGGGTGGGACATTGGCAACTTTAGCTTGGCTGTCGACACGATTCTCGAGGGTGCCCAGAACAGAAGCCTTTCTAAGCTCGTGATTGATCTCACGAATAACTATGGTGGCACAACTGGTCTTGCGCTTCTCTTGCTACGGGACTTATTCCCTGGCATCGACCCCTTCGCCGGAAGCCGGAGACGCAGCTTTGACATGGCCAATGTTCTAGGCACTGCAACGACGAACTACTGGGAGGGACTTCCAACCAGTAATTTGACAGAATTCAAGACAAAGGTCAAACTCGTGGCAGATGAGTGGGTTATCACGTCTCGCTTGAACGCAGAGACCAATGAGAACTTCACGTCATGGCAGGAGTATGAAGGCCCGAGAAGATACAAGGACGACGACTTCAGCTTGGTG GAACGCTACGATCTGTCGAATCCGTACTTCCACCAAGCTGCTTTTGACGGCTGGCTGATGACCCGCTATATTGACAATAAAGATGTTGGCGAGTCGCCGCCATTCGAGCCTGGAAACATCGTTATT CTCACCGATGGTGCCTGTTCATCCGCTTGCGCTCTCTTCCTCGAAGTCGCTACCACTCAAGGCAAAGCCCGCACCATCGTTGTAGGCGGTGCGCCCAAGCCCGGCCCAATGCAAGCGGCGGGCGGTACTCGTGGAGCCCGCATCTACTCTGGCGACTTTCTCGACGCCGACTTCGCCTTTGCACGGGAAAAGGACGAGACTGCTGCGGCCAGACTACCGGACGTTCGCGAGTCGGGCATGTACGTCAGTTACGCGGCCTTCAACCTCCGAGACCAGCTTCGCGCGGACGACGTCTCGACCCCGCTCCAGTTCCGCTACTCTGCGGCTGACTGTCGTTTGTACTACACTCTCGACAATGTCAATAACATGACTGCTCTATGGCGAGACGTTGCTCGCGCAGCTTTTGAGGATGACACCATGTGCGTTGAAGGTTCGACAGGGTACACGGCCCGCAACGGCGCGGTACCAAAAGCGCCGCCCAAAGCCACTCCAGTTCCGCTGTCCACACTTAAGACGGCGATCGAGTTCACTGTTGACTATGACCCGGAGACTCCTAACGGACTCCCAGCGGGGCAGGGCAACATTGGAAAGAAGGTGACGCCCCAAGCTTGCGACGCCAATCCTAACTTGAGATGCCCTTTGGGCGGGAGAGCGTGGCTAAATGTCCCGGTTTCCTGTGCAAATAGCCCGGCAGGCAATATCCCGTGTGCCTGTCTCCCGTTGTGCTCGCTTGCAGAGAACAAATGCGGCGATCTCAACTTGCAGTGCGTTCCCCAAACTGAGTACGTTCAAACGACGAACCAGGCGACGTATGGAGCATCGAAGAAGAATGCTGCCAGCACATTCACGGGTGGGACGGTGACCCAGGGCTACTGTGTACCCAAATTTGCAAGTCCGTCGCTGGGATGCCCGTTGTATTGA
- a CDS encoding late sexual development protein, producing MQLTTTLATAAVMLAGFSAAAPLERRAFSAELPISPEQIKVVEEEARGSLPNSAPPPKLEPSSLTAFQLIQFNEQFEVAFFSSMLENVTNGGPGWETTEKDKMVDALKVVVAQEKLHALDAKGVLDHFKAFSPPPCKYQFPTNDLKSAVALAETFTSVVLGTLQDANQLLAKNGDAGPVRAVSAVIGQEGEQNGFYRSILSRPPSSQPFLTTSIAPFAFSALQSFVVKDSCPFKMNQIDIPVFAPLNVMQMAGGEIEAKNQMLNFEVDLREIVTAGRFLGKDKAPLFVTYLSGLNVPLSVPVMNPQWDGARIAFQAEFPFDKNSMFGLSIAALTYEGKFTNPDDIPKATLAGPGLIQVNK from the exons ATGCAGCTCACAACAACTCTCGCGACCGCCGCGGTGATGCTCGCCGGCTTCTCGGCAGCGGCCCCACTCGAACGCCGGGCCTTCAGTGCCGAACTCCCGATCAGCCCGGAGCAGATCAAAGTTGTGGAGGAAGAGGCGCGAGGATCGCTCCCCAACTCTGCACCACCGCCCAAGTTGGAGCCGAGCAGTTTGACAGCTTTCCAGCTCATTCAGTTCAACGAACAATTCGAGGTCGCCTTCTTCTCATCCATGCTGGAAAACGTCACCAATGGAGGACCTGGCTGGGAAACAACCGAGAAGGATAAGATGGTCGACGCGCTTAAGGTTGTTGTTGCT CAAGAAAAGCTCCATGCGCTCGACGCTAAGGGTGTCTTGGACCACTTCAAGGCTTTTTCACCTCCGCCTTGCAAGTATCAGTTCCCGACAAACGACTTGAAATCAGCCGTGGCCCTCGCCGAAACCTTTACCTCTGTGGTGCTCGGCACTCTGCAAGATGCAAACCAGCTGCTGGCAAAGAATGGCGACGCCGGACCCGTCCGAGCCGTTAGTGCCGTCATCGGCCAAGAGGGCGAGCAAAATGGTTTCTATCGCAGCATTCTCTCGCGCCCGCCGTCGTCGCAGCCTTTCCTTACGACCTCTATCGCGCCATTCGCCTTCTCTGCGCTCCAGTCTTTCGTTGTCAAAGACTCTTGCCCGTTCAAGATGAACCAGATCGACATCCCCGTCTTCGCGCCACTGAATGTTATGCAGATGGCTGGAGGAGAAATCGAAGCTAAGAACCAGATGCTCAACTTCGAAGTCGACTTGCGGGAGATCGTCACGGCAGGCCGTTTCCTCGGCAAGGACAAGGCACCTTTGTTCGTGACCTACCTGAGTGGACTCAACGTTCCCCTGAGCGTCCCAGTCATGAACCCACAGTGGGACGGCGCGAGGATCGCCTTCCAGGCCGAATTTCCCTTCGATAAGAACAGCATGTTTGGCCTGTCTATTGCTGCACTTACGTACGAGGGCAAGTTCACCAACCCTGACGACATTCCCAAGGCAACCCTGGCAGGTCCCGGATTGATCCAAGTCAACAAATAA